The following DNA comes from Arthrobacter sp. SLBN-83.
GGCCTGGACCAGCAGATGGTTGCCCGTTTCGATGGCGCGGGCCACCTGCAGGGCCATTTCGTGCTGTCCGGCGCGGCTTTGTCCGCCCATGCCTGCGACGGCCCGGTCGAGCAGTTCGATGACGAACTGCTCGCCGGCCGTCTGCAGGCTTTGTCCGCCCATGCCTGCGACGGCCCGGTCGAGCAGTTCGATGACGAACTGCTCGCCGGCCGTCTGCGCGGCTTCGTCCGCCGCAGGATCACTCATTGACGGTGAAGGATTCCAGTTCGGACGCCAGGCCCTCCCGGACCATCACGGCAGCCCTGGTCCCGGCCTCCACGTGGTCCAGGCTGAGGATCTCGGCGTCGGACTCGTGAAGCTTGCTGATCAGGTCTCCGCGGTCGTACGGGATGAGCAGCTGCATCTTGACCGAAGGCCGGGGAATGGATTCGCTGATGACCTTCAGCAGTTCCGGGATCCCCTCGCCCGTGCGGGCGGAGACCACAACGTGGCGCGGTTCGCGCTGCTTCAGCCGCTCCACCACGAAGGGGTCGGCGGCATCAGCCTTGTTCAGCACGATGATTTCCGGAACCTTCCGGGCGTCAACTTCGCTGAAGACCTTGCGGACGGCAGCAATCTGGCCTTCCGGATCGGGGTGCGAGACGTCCACCACGTGCAGGATCAGGTCGGCGTCGGCCACTTCCTCGAGGGTGGAGCGGAAGGCCTCCACCAGCTGGGTTGGCAGCGAACGGACGAACCCCACGGTATCGGCCAGGGTATAGCCCAGGCCGTCCGTGGTTTCCGCCTTGCGGACGGTGGGGTCCAGGGTGGCGAACAGGGCGTTCTCCACGAGGACTCCGGCGTCGGTGAGGCGGTTGAGCAGGGAGGACTTGCCGGCGTTGGTGTATCCGGCGATGGCGACGGAGGGCACTTCATTACGACGGCGGTTGGCCCGCTTGGTCTCGCGCGCGGGCTTCATCGCGGCGATTTCGCGCCGCAGCTTGGCCATGCGGGTGCGGATGCGGCGCCGGTCCAGTTCGATCTTGGTTTCACCGGGGCCACGGGAACCCATGCCGGCGGCGGCGCCGCCAACCTGGCCACCGGCCTGGCGGGACATCGACTCGCCCCAGCCGCGCAGGCGGGGAAGCAGGTATTCCAGTTGCGCGAGTTCCACCTGGGCCTTGCCCTCGCGGCTCTTGGCGTGCTGGGCGAAGATATCCAGGATCAGGGCAGTCCGGTCAATGACCTTGACCTTGACGATGTCTTCAAGGGCGCGCCGCTGGGACGGTGCCAGTTCGGCGTCCACCACCACGGTATCCGCGCCCGTTGACATCACGATGTCCTTGAGCTCCTGTGCCTTGCCCGAGCCCAGGAAGGTTCCGGGGTCCGGCTTGTCGCGGCGCTGCACCAGGCCGTCGAGGACCTCCGATCCGGCGGTTTCGGCAAGGGCGGCCAGCTCGCGCAGGGAGTTCTCGGCGTCGGCAAGCGTGCCCTCGGACCAGAGCCCGGCCAGGACCACACGCTCAAGGCGCAGCTGGCGGTACTCGACCTCGGTGACGTCCTCAAGTTCAGTGGAGAGGCCTGCCCTGCGCCGCAGCGCCCGGCGTTCCTCAAGATCCTGCTGGTCGCCGTCGTACGTTGAATGCTCTTCGTCGAGGCGGGAAATGGCCTGTGCCCTGCCGAGCACCGCTTTTCCATTGCCGCTGCCCTCACCGCGGGGCGTGCTGACATTCTTGGCCGGTACGTCCTTGGCGAGGATCCGGTCGATGACAGCCTGGATCTCCTGCGGACTCATGTCCTGGGCGGCTGGTTCGGAACCGGTATTGGGCTGGCTGGTCATGGTCTCCTTTGAAGATTCGGCAATTCCAGAATAGTGCTGATTGGGTGGAAGTTGGAAAGTATTCGCGCTGGGCTGACGGCCTGCGGTCATGGTTCTCCTGATGGTCTGCACCGGCTGCGATGCCGGGCTGGGAACGCCGCCTTGGAACGGCGGCAAGACGTAAAAGGGCCGGAGAATGGCGGGAAGTACAGCGGGATGCTGACGTTCGGGTATCGTCCGGCGGCCGGGCAGACGGTACGGTCTGGCCGGTGCGCAAGCGGAAGGCATGAAGCCTGCGTCGCTGCGGGACGGACTGTCGCTAAAGGACAGGCTGCGGGACGGGCGTGGCCCGTGCCGGCTACTCGAAGATCAGGAACATGCGTTCCAGCGTAGCAGAGGGGCCGCAGCGCGGTTTCCCTTTACGCTGCAAGGGGAACTACTCTGGCGAGTTATGGAGTCAGCACACTATTTCAGCGCGTCCCCCGCCGGCCCCTTCACCCGTAAGCCACTCACGGTCGAGCTGGCGGGCAAGCCGCGTAAGCTGCATACCTCCACCGGCATCTTCAGTCCGGACGGGATTGATAAAGGCACTGCCGTACTGCTGGCCGAAGTTCCTGATCCGAATCCCCAGGGCAACCTCCTGGACATCGGCTGCGGCTGGGGCCCCGTTGCGCTGACCATGGGCCTGCTGGCCCCCGGGTCCAAGGTTTACGCCGTGGACGTCAACGAACGCTGCATTGCCCTGACCAACGAAAACGCCGCGGCGCTGGGACTGCCCAACGTCGTCGCCAGCACGCCCCAGGAGGTGGACCCGGGCGTCCGCTTCGATACCATTTGGTCCAACCCGCCGATCAGGATCGGCAAGGATGAGCTGCACACCCTGCTCAAGCTCTGGCTGCCCCGCCTGGCCGACGGCGGCACGGCATGGCTGGTGGTTCAGAAGAACCTGGGTTCGGATTCGCTTCAGCGCTGGCTGGCTGCGGAACTGGACGATTCGTTCACCGTGACCCGGGAGTCAACGTCCAAGTCCTTTCGAATCCTCAAGGTTACGAAAGCGTCCCGCTCGCCACAATGACAGCGGGGCCGCTGAGTTCCACGTGCTCGTGGCCACCGGGGCCGGCAAAGAACTTGACGCCCACCACTCCGCCCGGAACATGGACCCGCCAGGCATCCGGGGCTTCGGCTCCGGCCCAGTGCCGGATGGCGACGGCGGCAGCACACGCGCCCGTGCCGCAGGACTGGGTCTCCCCCACCCCGCGCTCATGCACCCTCATGGTCACCGAACCCACTCCGTCATGGACCAGCGGTTCCGCGGGAACCACGAACTCCACGTTGGTCCCGTTCGGCGGCACCGGGTCCACCTTCGGCGCGGTGAAGAGCTGTGTGCCTGCCAGTTCGGAAAGTTCGGCGAGGGCCACCACCGTGTGCGGATTTCCCATGCTCACGGAGAGCGCAGGCCGGGCAACTTCCAGTCCGTCGGCGGTGACCAGGGAATCCATGGCCTTGGCGCTGGCCTCCCCGGGGAAAATGAACTCCCAAGGCCCCATGTCCACGGCGTAGCCGTCGCCGGTGCGGACCACGGTCTTCACCCCGCCGCGCGTGCCAATGGTGAGCGATCCGCCGTCGGGCAGGTCGATCAGGCCCTCGGTGTGCAGGAAGTGGACGAACACCCGCACCCCGTTGCCGCACATCTCGGACAATGAGCCGTCCGCGTTGCGGTAATCCATGAACCATTCCGCGTCCGGGGCACCGGCCAGCAGTTCACGGCCTTCGGGCAGGAACCGGGAGGGCACCGCCCTGATCAGGCCATCTGCACCAATGCCGCGGTGGCGGTCACAGAGGGCGGCGGCCTGGTCTGCGCCGATGGCGTGCGTGCCGTCGGCATCGGCTACCAGGACGAAGTCGTTTCCGGTGCCGTGCCCCTTGGAAAAGCGGAGCCCGCTTAGTGTGCGCAGGGCGGATCCGGTGGTTTCTGCGGGGGTTGCATTCATGGTCCCAAGCGTAGCGGCGGACCCGTCCGGTGCCGAAACCAGGGTGCTGAACCGCGGCAACCGGGACGGATTCCAGTCTGCGGCCCGCCTGCCTTCCTATCTGCTCAGCTCCGCTGCCTTGCCCACGAGCTCCGGATCCTGCCAGTCCAGCCACGTGATGCGGGGATCGGCGCGGAACCAGGTCAGCTGCCGCCGGGCGAACTGCCGGGTGGCCACGATGGTTTCCTCCGCAGCATCCTCCACGGTAGAGGTGCCATCAATGACCCGCAGGAACTGCGAGTAGCCAAGTGCGCGGGAAGCGGTCTTGCCCCGGCGCAGGCCCAGAGCGTCGAGCCGCCGGACCTCCTCGAGCAGGCCGGCGTCCACCATTCGGTGCACCCGTGCTGCCAGGCGTTCACGGAGCACCTCCCGGTCCACCCCAAGGCCCACCTGGATGGCCGGCTGGCAGTACTCCCGGCGCGGCATGAAGGAACTGAAAGGGCGCCCGGTGAGCTCATGGACCTCCAGCGCCCGGATGATGCGCCGGGCGTCGGAGACCCTGCCCGCGGAGACTGGATCCACGCTCGCCAGCCGGTCCAGGAGCTCCTGCGTGCCGACCTTGGCGTGCTCTGCCTCCAGCCGCGCGCGCACGGCAGGGTCGGTGCCGGGGAACTCCAGGACGTCCAGGGCTGCGCGCACATAAAGGCCGGAGCCGCCGGCCAGAATGGCGCGCTTGCCGCGGGCATGGATGTCCGCAATGATTTCACGTGCCTGTTGCTGGAAGTCCGACACGCTGGCTTCCTGGGTCACGTCCAGGGTGTCCAGGAGATGGTGCGGAACGCCTTTGCGTTCAGCCGGCGTGATCTTGGCGGTGCCGATGTCCATGCCGCGGTAGAACTGCATGGCGTCGGCGTTGATGACCTCGCCGTCCAGTTCCAGGGCAAGGCTGACGGCAAGATCGGACTTGCCGGAGCCGGTGGGACCGACGACGGCGATGACGGGCGGGGCGGCCACCTGTCAGCGGGTGCGCAGCGGCAGCGAGGGCATGCCGAGGGAAACGCCCTTTTGTCCCGGCGCGGAATCGGGAGCGGGTGCTCCGCAGGAGTCTGCCTGGGACCTGTCCCAGGCATCCCCGGCCCGTGACCGGCGCAGGCTGTAGTCCTCGAGCGTAGGATCGGACACCAGGTGGAACGCCGCGGCCTCGGTGATGGTGACGGTGACGAGGTCTCCCGGTCGGGGGGCGGGAGCGCCCTCGGGAACCGAGAAGTGCACCAGCCGCTGGTCCTGGGAGCGGCCGGACAACCTGTGGGTCTCCTCCGATTTCCGCCCGGACTGCGCGGTGACCATGACCTCGAGCCTGCGGCCCAGCTGCTTCCGGTTCTCCTCCGCGGCGATGCGGTCCTGCAGGGCGGTGAGCCGTTCGAAGCGCTCCTGGACCACTGCCTTGGGCAGCTGGTCGGGGAGGTCGGCGGCGGGGGTTCCGGGGCGCTTTGAATACTGGAACGTGAAGGCCGTGGCGAAGCGCGACTTTTCCACGACGTCCAGGGTTGCCTGGAAGTCCTCTTCAGTTTCGCCGGGGAAACCCACGATGATGTCCGTGGAGATGGCTGCGTGCGGGATTCTCTCCCGGACCTTGTCCAGGATGCCCAGGAACTTCGTGGACCGGTAGGAGCGCTTCATGGCTTTGAGGATGCGGTCCGAACCGGACTGCAGCGGCATGTGCAGCTGCGGCATGACGTTGTGCGTCTCTGCCATGGCGTCGATGACGTCGTCTGTGAAGGCTGCCGGGTGCGGGCTGGTGAAGCGGACCCGTTCAAGGCCCTCGATATCACCGCAGGCGCGCAGCAGCTTGGAGAAGGCCTGGCGGTCGCCGAACTCCACTCCGTAGGAGTTGACGTTCTGGCCCAGCAGGGTCACCTCGATGGCGCCGTCGTCCACGAGTGCCTGGATTTCAGCGAGGATGTCTCCGGGGCGCCGGTCTTTTTCCTTCCCGCGGAGCGCCGGCACGATGCAGAAGGTGCAGGTGTTGTTGCAGCCCACGGAGATGGACACCCAGCCGGAGTAGACGGAGTCCCGCTTGGTGGGCAGTGTGGATGGGAAGACGTCCAGGGATTCGAGGATCTCCAGCTGAGCCTCGTTGTTGTGCCGTGCCCTGTCCAGGAGGGCCGGCAGGGCGCCGACGTTATGGGTGCCAAATACCGCATCCACCCATGGCGCCTTCTTCAGGATGGTTTCGCGGTCCTTTTGGGCAAGGCATCCGCCCACGGCGATCTGCATCCCCGGGTTGGCTGCCTTGACAGGGGCCAGAATGCCAAGGTTCCCGTAGAGCTTGTTGTCGGCGTTTTCCCGAACCGCGCACGTGTTGAACACCACGACGTCGGCATGGTCGCCTTCCGCCGGAACGTAGCCGGCGTCCTCGAGCATGCCGGCCATCCGCTCCGAATCATGGACGTTCATCTGGCAGCCGAAGGTGCGGACGTGGTAGGTGCGCGGCTGCAGGGCTCCGGATTGCGGAACGGCCCCGGCTTCGACCGAAGGGGTGGCGCCGGATTGGGGGGAAGGAATGGTCAAACTCACCCGTTAAGGGTACCGGCTTTGGACCGGACCATCGTCAGGTTCCTGCCGGGCATCGAGGACCTCGTTGACGATCCGGAACGCCTGGGACGGCTGGTAGCCCTTTCTGGCCAACATCGAGGCCAGCCGCCGGACAGCCTTGTCCCGTTCCCCCGGGCCGGACAGATCCGTCCCGGGCCGGAGCTTGCGCTCCACCAGGGCGCGGGCCGCGGCTTCCTCGTCATCGTCGGTCAGTTGTTCCAGCGCCGAGGCCGCCGTTTCCTGGTCGATGCCCTTTTCGGCGAGCTCACGCCGCAGCGCGCCCTTGGCCAGTTTGCGGGACTGGGAACGGCTCCTGACCCACATGTCGGCAAATTCGGCATCGTTGATCAGCCGCACTTCCTGGAACTTGTCCAGCACTGCTTCGGCAACGTGCTCGGGGATGTTCCGTTCTGCCAGCTTCCGGGCAAGCTGCAGCCTGCTCTTGGGCGCTGCAGTGAGCTGTCGGTACACGATGGCCTGTGCCACGGAGAAAGGGTCCGGTTCGGCGTCTACGGACTGCGGGTCCTCAGGGACATCGAAGTCGTCCGGCGGCCCAGGGAACGGGCCGCCGGACGAGGACCGCCGTGAGCGTGATCCAGCCAAGGGCTAGAACCCGTCGACGGCTTTCAGCTTGGGCGCATCCTTGGAGTCGTCTTCGGCGGGCTTGACCCCGACACCAAGCTTTTCCTTGATGAGGCGTTCCAGCTCGGCGGCGAGTTCAGGGTTGTCGCGCAGGAACCGGCGCGAGTTCTCCATGCCCTGGCCCAGCTGGTCGCCATCGTAGGTGAACCAGGAGCCGGACTTCTTGATGATGCCGTGCTCCACGCCCATGTCAATGATGCCGCCCTCGCGGGAGATGCCCTGGCCGTAGATGATGTCGAACTCGGCCACCTTGAACGGCGGGGCCATCTTGTTCTTGACGATCTTGGCCTTGGTCCGGTTGCCGACGGAGTCGGCGCCCTCCTTGAGGGTCTGGATGCGGCGGACGTCGATACGGACCGAAGCGTAGAACTTGAGGGCCTTACCACCGGTGGTGGTTTCGGGCGAACCGAAGAAGACGCCGATCTTTTCGCGCAGCTGGTTGATGAAGATGGCGGTGGTCTTGGTCTGGCTCAGGCGGCCGGTGATCTTACGCAGGGCCTGGCTCATGAGGCGTGCCTGCAGGCCGACGTGGCTGTCACCCATGTCGCCTTCGATTTCGGCGCGCGGCACCAAGGCGGCAACGGAGTCGATGACGATGACGTCCAGCGAGCCGGAGCCCACCAGCATGTCCATGATTTCCAGTGCCTGTTCACCGGTGTCCGGCTGCGAGACGAGGAGGGCGTCCGTGTCCACCCCAAGCTTGGCGGCGTAATCCGGATCCAGGGCGTGTTCGGCGTCGATGAAGGCCGCGATGCCGCCGGCGCGCTGAGCGTTTGCCACGGCGTGCAGGGCGACGGTGGTCTTACCCGAGGATTCAGGACCGTAGATTTCGATGACGCGGCCGCGCGGGAGCCCGCCAATGCCAAGGGCGACGTCCAGTGCGATGGAGCCGGTGGGGATGACTTCGATCGGGGCACGGACTTCGTCGCCCAGGCGCATGACCGAGCCCTTGCCGAACTGCTTGTCAATCTGGGCAAGCGCTGCTTCCAGCGCTTTTGCACGATCCGGGGCTGCCGCCATGGTTGACACCTCTAATGCTTTCTCGATGGTGGCCTTCGCGGCCGATTTATTGGTCATCTCTGACGCTAAGGGGACCCACTGACATTCCGGCCGGAGGACGACGGCTATGTGGATAAACCCAATAGAAAAAGCATAGCGTTATCCGAACAGGTATTCGAAGAGTACGGCTCCTGCGGCGTGTCCGGCGGGAGGGCGGTTAGTCCCGCCGGGGAGCGATATCCCGTCCCAAGCGGCGTTCTGCCGGTACGTCCTGGACGTCGCAGACGGCAAGCCAGACCTTTCGGGGCTCCACACCGGCAGCGAGGGCTTGGTCGGCGGTGCGCCCGCCGACGCCGGCAAGGACCAGGCTGCTGCTCAGCACCCGGGAGTAGCCCGCGCCGAACTCGTCATCCATGAGACGCCAGTACTCGCTGATTCGCATCGGTAAATCCTCTCATGATTGTGGACCATAGAATTATTGCCATGAGCACCTCCCCCGATGTCCCGCCGCGGCGCGATCCAGGCGAAGAAGCCGCCGACACCGCGCTGCAGAATGTCGAACACCAGATCAGCCTGTTTTGGCGGCGGGCCCGGGCCATTTCCAACCAGTTGTCCCGGGAAGTCCACCCAGACATGGAGCCTGCCGCGTACGGGCTGTTGACGGTGATCCGCCGGGAGGGACCCATCCGGCTCACCGAGCTTGCCATGAACATCGGGGTGGGAAAGCCTTCGGTCAGCCGGCAGATCGCGTTCCTGGAAAGCCTGGGACTGGTATCCAAGGAGGCTGATCCGCTGGACCGCAGGGCGCAGTCCATCCGCCTGACGGCCAAGGGCGAGGAGAAGATGCACCAGGTCCAGGACGCACGGCGC
Coding sequences within:
- the miaB gene encoding tRNA (N6-isopentenyl adenosine(37)-C2)-methylthiotransferase MiaB, which encodes MSLTIPSPQSGATPSVEAGAVPQSGALQPRTYHVRTFGCQMNVHDSERMAGMLEDAGYVPAEGDHADVVVFNTCAVRENADNKLYGNLGILAPVKAANPGMQIAVGGCLAQKDRETILKKAPWVDAVFGTHNVGALPALLDRARHNNEAQLEILESLDVFPSTLPTKRDSVYSGWVSISVGCNNTCTFCIVPALRGKEKDRRPGDILAEIQALVDDGAIEVTLLGQNVNSYGVEFGDRQAFSKLLRACGDIEGLERVRFTSPHPAAFTDDVIDAMAETHNVMPQLHMPLQSGSDRILKAMKRSYRSTKFLGILDKVRERIPHAAISTDIIVGFPGETEEDFQATLDVVEKSRFATAFTFQYSKRPGTPAADLPDQLPKAVVQERFERLTALQDRIAAEENRKQLGRRLEVMVTAQSGRKSEETHRLSGRSQDQRLVHFSVPEGAPAPRPGDLVTVTITEAAAFHLVSDPTLEDYSLRRSRAGDAWDRSQADSCGAPAPDSAPGQKGVSLGMPSLPLRTR
- the miaA gene encoding tRNA (adenosine(37)-N6)-dimethylallyltransferase MiaA, producing MAAPPVIAVVGPTGSGKSDLAVSLALELDGEVINADAMQFYRGMDIGTAKITPAERKGVPHHLLDTLDVTQEASVSDFQQQAREIIADIHARGKRAILAGGSGLYVRAALDVLEFPGTDPAVRARLEAEHAKVGTQELLDRLASVDPVSAGRVSDARRIIRALEVHELTGRPFSSFMPRREYCQPAIQVGLGVDREVLRERLAARVHRMVDAGLLEEVRRLDALGLRRGKTASRALGYSQFLRVIDGTSTVEDAAEETIVATRQFARRQLTWFRADPRITWLDWQDPELVGKAAELSR
- a CDS encoding regulatory protein RecX; protein product: MAQAIVYRQLTAAPKSRLQLARKLAERNIPEHVAEAVLDKFQEVRLINDAEFADMWVRSRSQSRKLAKGALRRELAEKGIDQETAASALEQLTDDDEEAAARALVERKLRPGTDLSGPGERDKAVRRLASMLARKGYQPSQAFRIVNEVLDARQEPDDGPVQSRYP
- a CDS encoding class I SAM-dependent methyltransferase, whose product is MESAHYFSASPAGPFTRKPLTVELAGKPRKLHTSTGIFSPDGIDKGTAVLLAEVPDPNPQGNLLDIGCGWGPVALTMGLLAPGSKVYAVDVNERCIALTNENAAALGLPNVVASTPQEVDPGVRFDTIWSNPPIRIGKDELHTLLKLWLPRLADGGTAWLVVQKNLGSDSLQRWLAAELDDSFTVTRESTSKSFRILKVTKASRSPQ
- the dapF gene encoding diaminopimelate epimerase, whose translation is MNATPAETTGSALRTLSGLRFSKGHGTGNDFVLVADADGTHAIGADQAAALCDRHRGIGADGLIRAVPSRFLPEGRELLAGAPDAEWFMDYRNADGSLSEMCGNGVRVFVHFLHTEGLIDLPDGGSLTIGTRGGVKTVVRTGDGYAVDMGPWEFIFPGEASAKAMDSLVTADGLEVARPALSVSMGNPHTVVALAELSELAGTQLFTAPKVDPVPPNGTNVEFVVPAEPLVHDGVGSVTMRVHERGVGETQSCGTGACAAAVAIRHWAGAEAPDAWRVHVPGGVVGVKFFAGPGGHEHVELSGPAVIVASGTLS
- the recA gene encoding recombinase RecA; translated protein: MAAAPDRAKALEAALAQIDKQFGKGSVMRLGDEVRAPIEVIPTGSIALDVALGIGGLPRGRVIEIYGPESSGKTTVALHAVANAQRAGGIAAFIDAEHALDPDYAAKLGVDTDALLVSQPDTGEQALEIMDMLVGSGSLDVIVIDSVAALVPRAEIEGDMGDSHVGLQARLMSQALRKITGRLSQTKTTAIFINQLREKIGVFFGSPETTTGGKALKFYASVRIDVRRIQTLKEGADSVGNRTKAKIVKNKMAPPFKVAEFDIIYGQGISREGGIIDMGVEHGIIKKSGSWFTYDGDQLGQGMENSRRFLRDNPELAAELERLIKEKLGVGVKPAEDDSKDAPKLKAVDGF
- a CDS encoding DUF3046 domain-containing protein codes for the protein MRISEYWRLMDDEFGAGYSRVLSSSLVLAGVGGRTADQALAAGVEPRKVWLAVCDVQDVPAERRLGRDIAPRRD
- a CDS encoding MarR family winged helix-turn-helix transcriptional regulator, which codes for MSTSPDVPPRRDPGEEAADTALQNVEHQISLFWRRARAISNQLSREVHPDMEPAAYGLLTVIRREGPIRLTELAMNIGVGKPSVSRQIAFLESLGLVSKEADPLDRRAQSIRLTAKGEEKMHQVQDARRQVFQERLREWPVEDLQELGRYMAKLNSTYERDGFPGDAAGAASAQDQ
- the hflX gene encoding GTPase HflX, whose product is MTSQPNTGSEPAAQDMSPQEIQAVIDRILAKDVPAKNVSTPRGEGSGNGKAVLGRAQAISRLDEEHSTYDGDQQDLEERRALRRRAGLSTELEDVTEVEYRQLRLERVVLAGLWSEGTLADAENSLRELAALAETAGSEVLDGLVQRRDKPDPGTFLGSGKAQELKDIVMSTGADTVVVDAELAPSQRRALEDIVKVKVIDRTALILDIFAQHAKSREGKAQVELAQLEYLLPRLRGWGESMSRQAGGQVGGAAAGMGSRGPGETKIELDRRRIRTRMAKLRREIAAMKPARETKRANRRRNEVPSVAIAGYTNAGKSSLLNRLTDAGVLVENALFATLDPTVRKAETTDGLGYTLADTVGFVRSLPTQLVEAFRSTLEEVADADLILHVVDVSHPDPEGQIAAVRKVFSEVDARKVPEIIVLNKADAADPFVVERLKQREPRHVVVSARTGEGIPELLKVISESIPRPSVKMQLLIPYDRGDLISKLHESDAEILSLDHVEAGTRAAVMVREGLASELESFTVNE